One segment of Phaeacidiphilus oryzae TH49 DNA contains the following:
- a CDS encoding amino acid ABC transporter permease, whose protein sequence is MAPDDTPATTQQQPPEEIRAVPVRHPGRWVAVAVLAVLAAMFGHLVATNKALQLSVVRQYVFNPAITHGVVVTLELTILSMLIGVAGGILLAVMRLSPNPVLSGVSWLYLWVFRGTPVLVQLLVWNFLGALVPVVSIGVPFGPGFASTSYNTLVPTFTAALLGLGLNEAAYMAEIVRAGILSVDEGQNEAASSLGMTRGQTLRRIVLPQAMRMIIPPTGNEIISMLKTTSLVSVIALEELTRATEDIYARTFQNIPMLMVACCWYLFLTSLLTIAQYYVERHYARGANRELPPTPWQRVRRTLFSLRRQPVPTAAAAQAAPPGAAR, encoded by the coding sequence ATGGCGCCGGACGACACCCCGGCCACCACCCAGCAGCAGCCCCCCGAGGAGATCCGGGCCGTCCCGGTCCGCCACCCGGGCCGCTGGGTGGCGGTCGCGGTGCTCGCCGTGCTGGCCGCGATGTTCGGCCACCTGGTCGCCACCAACAAGGCCCTCCAGCTCTCGGTGGTGCGCCAGTACGTCTTCAACCCCGCCATCACCCACGGCGTGGTCGTCACCCTGGAGTTGACGATCCTGTCGATGCTGATCGGCGTGGCCGGCGGGATCCTGCTGGCCGTCATGCGGCTGTCGCCCAACCCGGTGCTCTCCGGCGTCTCCTGGCTGTACCTCTGGGTCTTCCGCGGGACGCCGGTCCTGGTCCAGCTGCTGGTCTGGAACTTCCTCGGGGCGCTGGTGCCGGTGGTCTCGATCGGCGTCCCGTTCGGCCCGGGCTTCGCCTCCACCTCGTACAACACCCTGGTGCCGACGTTCACGGCGGCGCTGCTGGGACTGGGCCTCAACGAGGCCGCGTACATGGCGGAGATCGTCCGGGCCGGGATCCTCTCGGTCGACGAGGGGCAGAACGAGGCGGCCTCCTCGCTCGGCATGACCCGCGGTCAGACCCTGCGCAGGATCGTGCTGCCGCAGGCCATGCGCATGATCATCCCGCCCACCGGCAACGAGATCATCTCGATGCTGAAGACCACCTCGCTGGTGAGCGTGATCGCGCTGGAGGAACTGACCCGGGCCACCGAGGACATCTACGCCCGGACCTTCCAGAACATCCCGATGCTGATGGTCGCCTGCTGCTGGTACCTGTTCCTCACCTCGCTGCTGACCATCGCCCAGTACTACGTGGAGCGGCACTACGCCCGGGGCGCCAACCGCGAGCTGCCGCCGACCCCCTGGCAGCGCGTCAGGCGCACCCTCTTCTCGCTCCGCCGCCAGCCGGTGCCCACGGCCGCGGCGGCCCAGGCAGCACCACCGGGAGCAGCCAGATGA
- a CDS encoding ATP-binding protein produces the protein MSQNVGEPDTQTPDTKAVDTQDFVEVRLPAAGAYLSVLRTATAGLAARLDFTLDEIEDLRIAVDEACAILLQQAVPGSVLSCVFRLVGDALRVTVSAPTTDGRAPERDTFAWTVLTALAGEVESSVSDDRTVSISLHKKRGAGPGQP, from the coding sequence GTGTCCCAGAACGTCGGCGAGCCCGATACGCAGACCCCCGACACGAAGGCTGTAGACACTCAAGACTTCGTCGAGGTCCGGTTGCCCGCGGCGGGGGCATACCTCTCCGTACTCCGCACCGCGACGGCCGGCTTGGCGGCCCGTCTCGACTTCACCCTCGACGAGATCGAGGACCTTCGCATCGCCGTGGACGAGGCCTGCGCCATCCTGCTCCAGCAGGCGGTCCCCGGCTCGGTGCTGTCCTGTGTCTTCCGCCTGGTCGGCGACGCCCTTCGGGTGACCGTCTCGGCGCCGACCACGGACGGCCGGGCGCCCGAGCGCGACACCTTCGCCTGGACGGTGCTCACCGCGCTGGCCGGCGAGGTCGAGTCCTCGGTCTCGGACGATCGGACCGTCAGCATCAGCCTGCACAAGAAGCGCGGTGCGGGCCCCGGCCAGCCGTGA
- a CDS encoding RNA polymerase sigma factor SigF, whose amino-acid sequence MSGEQREHPVGPERPEQREPAEAAPTTEAAPAEAATPAEVAEAAEVVAAASAVGRGGHGAPDRAAARALFVRLSGLPEGSPERVELRNQLVRMHIPLVEHLARRFRNRGEPLDDLTQVATIGLIKSVDRFDPERGVEFSTYATPTIVGEIKRHFRDKGWAVRVPRRLQELRLALTSATGELSQQHGRSPTVHELAERLGISEEEVLEGLESANAYSTLSLDVPDTDDESPAVADTLGAEDDALEGVEYRESLKPLLAQLPPREQKILVLRFFRNMTQSQIAQEVGISQMHVSRLLARTLAQLREKLLVEE is encoded by the coding sequence ATGTCGGGCGAGCAGCGGGAGCACCCCGTAGGCCCCGAACGCCCCGAGCAGCGCGAGCCGGCGGAGGCCGCGCCCACCACGGAGGCCGCCCCCGCGGAGGCCGCGACCCCCGCGGAGGTCGCCGAGGCCGCCGAGGTCGTGGCCGCGGCCTCGGCCGTCGGCCGCGGCGGCCACGGCGCCCCGGACCGCGCCGCGGCCCGGGCGCTCTTCGTGCGCCTCAGCGGTCTGCCGGAGGGCTCCCCGGAGCGGGTGGAACTGCGCAATCAGCTGGTGCGGATGCACATCCCGCTGGTCGAGCACCTGGCCCGGCGGTTCCGCAACCGCGGCGAGCCGCTGGACGACCTGACGCAGGTCGCCACCATCGGCCTGATCAAGTCGGTCGACCGCTTCGACCCCGAGCGCGGGGTGGAGTTCTCGACCTACGCCACGCCGACCATCGTCGGCGAGATCAAGCGCCACTTCCGGGACAAGGGGTGGGCGGTCCGCGTCCCCCGCCGCCTCCAGGAGCTGCGCCTCGCCCTGACCAGCGCCACCGGCGAGCTCTCCCAGCAGCACGGCCGCTCACCCACCGTCCACGAGCTGGCCGAGCGGCTCGGCATCTCGGAGGAGGAGGTGCTGGAGGGCCTGGAGTCCGCCAACGCGTACTCCACCCTCTCCCTCGACGTCCCGGACACGGACGACGAGTCCCCCGCGGTCGCCGACACGCTGGGCGCCGAGGACGACGCGCTGGAGGGGGTCGAGTACCGCGAGTCCCTCAAGCCGCTGCTCGCCCAACTCCCGCCCCGGGAGCAGAAGATCCTGGTCCTCCGCTTCTTCCGGAACATGACCCAGTCCCAGATCGCCCAGGAGGTCGGCATCTCCCAGATGCACGTCTCCCGCCTGCTCGCCCGGACGCTGGCCCAGCTCCGCGAGAAGCTGCTGGTCGAGGAGTAG
- a CDS encoding GNAT family N-acetyltransferase, protein MEQGIIDAGRIRLRPFSGADIGWVYQVSLDPAIQHYIHVPIPYGPQEARYFVEELAIAGWHRRTRVEFLVEDAASGRRLGRVGIGLVTPGQGDLGFWTAPDARGQGVATEAVRAVCGWAFTVLGLDLLEWRGEVGHFEALRVIEKTGFRLEAGLRKRLVHRGGRVDAWVASLLATELV, encoded by the coding sequence ATGGAACAGGGGATCATCGACGCGGGGAGGATCAGACTCCGCCCGTTCAGCGGCGCGGACATCGGTTGGGTGTACCAGGTGTCACTCGACCCCGCGATCCAGCACTACATCCACGTTCCGATCCCCTACGGCCCGCAGGAGGCCAGGTACTTCGTCGAGGAGCTCGCGATCGCCGGCTGGCACCGGCGCACCCGCGTGGAGTTCCTGGTCGAGGACGCCGCCTCCGGTCGGCGCCTGGGCCGGGTCGGGATCGGCCTGGTCACGCCGGGCCAGGGGGACCTGGGCTTCTGGACCGCCCCGGACGCCCGCGGCCAGGGCGTGGCCACCGAGGCGGTGCGCGCGGTCTGCGGCTGGGCGTTCACCGTGCTCGGCCTCGACCTGCTGGAGTGGCGCGGCGAGGTCGGCCACTTCGAGGCGCTGCGGGTGATCGAGAAGACCGGCTTCCGGCTGGAGGCGGGGCTGCGCAAGCGGCTGGTCCACCGCGGCGGCCGGGTGGACGCCTGGGTGGCCTCGCTGCTGGCCACCGAGCTGGTCTGA
- a CDS encoding ABC transporter substrate-binding protein: MLSPHDSKVSKVGIHLRELTMARRSSARLAPLSPRTPLSALGALVAAGALLTVSACSSNATGSGGGGSSSSSGGGGSSTAASAIPSESPDTALTSMVPSALKSAGAIRIATDASYAPNEFKDSGGNIVGMDVDLGTAIAQKLGLKAQFQNATFDGIIGGVLARKYDISLSSFTITAAREKQVDMVSYFTAGMQFAVKAGNPSKIPASGYPTNVCGFKTSVQTGTTEADDISGHINPACTKAGKKPIPNGGDKFDQQTDATTSLASGRDDVMYADSPVVAYAVTQSHGQVQALGGVYASQPYGVVIPKGGRLPQAVQGAIKDLMADGTYKKILAKWHVDSGAIATSAVNPAAQ; the protein is encoded by the coding sequence GTGCTCAGCCCGCACGACAGCAAGGTCAGCAAGGTCGGCATCCACCTCAGGGAGCTCACCATGGCCCGACGCTCGTCCGCAAGGCTCGCACCTCTCAGCCCCCGCACTCCCCTCTCCGCCCTCGGCGCCCTCGTCGCCGCCGGCGCGCTGCTCACCGTCTCCGCCTGCAGCTCGAACGCGACCGGCTCCGGGGGCGGCGGCTCCAGCAGCTCCTCCGGCGGCGGCGGTTCCTCAACGGCCGCCTCCGCCATCCCCTCTGAGTCCCCGGACACGGCGCTGACCTCGATGGTCCCGTCGGCGCTGAAGAGCGCCGGCGCCATCCGGATCGCCACCGACGCCTCCTACGCGCCCAACGAGTTCAAGGACTCCGGCGGGAACATCGTCGGGATGGACGTCGACCTGGGCACCGCCATCGCCCAGAAGCTCGGCCTCAAGGCGCAGTTCCAGAACGCCACCTTCGACGGCATCATCGGCGGCGTCCTGGCCAGGAAGTACGACATCTCGCTCTCCTCCTTCACCATCACCGCGGCCCGCGAGAAGCAGGTCGACATGGTCAGCTACTTCACCGCCGGAATGCAGTTCGCGGTGAAGGCCGGCAACCCCTCGAAGATCCCGGCGAGCGGCTACCCGACGAACGTCTGCGGCTTCAAGACCTCCGTCCAGACCGGCACCACCGAGGCCGACGACATCTCCGGCCACATCAACCCGGCCTGCACCAAGGCCGGCAAGAAGCCGATCCCGAACGGCGGAGACAAATTCGACCAGCAAACCGACGCCACGACCTCCCTCGCCAGCGGTCGAGATGACGTGATGTACGCGGACTCCCCGGTCGTCGCATACGCGGTCACCCAGTCCCACGGACAGGTGCAGGCCCTTGGCGGCGTGTACGCCAGCCAGCCCTACGGCGTCGTCATCCCCAAGGGCGGCCGGCTCCCCCAGGCCGTGCAGGGCGCGATCAAGGACCTGATGGCGGACGGCACCTACAAGAAGATCCTCGCCAAGTGGCACGTCGACTCCGGGGCGATCGCCACCTCGGCCGTCAATCCCGCGGCGCAGTGA
- a CDS encoding NAD(P)-dependent malic enzyme, with amino-acid sequence MAAEIIEPRTAGSAEPIDPAFGLHRGGKLEISATVPVNNADDLSLAYTPGVARVCSGIAEQPELVHEYTWKSNVVAVVTDGTAVLGLGDIGPEASLPVMEGKAILFKQFGGVDAVPLALDCTGVDEIVETVARLAPSFGGVNLEDIAAPRCFEIERRLKERLDIPVFHDDQHGTAVVTLAALRNAAKLSGRELGELRAVISGAGAAGIAIAKILLSAGIGDVALCDRKGVVEPGRTDLTAVKSEIAGITNKAALTGTLADALAGADVFIGVSGGNVPEEIVATMAEGCFIFAMANPTPEVLPEVAAKYAAVVATGRSDFPNQINNVLAFPGIFAGALRVRASQITEGMKVAAAEALASVVDGELSADKVIPSPFDPRVAPAVADAVAAAARADGVARA; translated from the coding sequence GTGGCAGCGGAGATCATCGAACCCCGCACGGCTGGGTCCGCCGAACCCATCGATCCGGCTTTCGGCCTGCATCGCGGCGGAAAGCTGGAGATCAGCGCGACCGTGCCGGTCAACAATGCTGACGACCTGTCCCTCGCGTACACCCCCGGGGTGGCGCGGGTCTGCTCCGGCATCGCGGAGCAGCCGGAACTGGTGCACGAGTACACCTGGAAGTCGAACGTGGTCGCCGTGGTCACGGACGGCACGGCCGTCCTCGGCCTCGGCGACATCGGCCCCGAGGCCTCACTGCCCGTGATGGAGGGCAAGGCCATCCTGTTCAAGCAGTTCGGCGGGGTGGACGCGGTTCCGCTGGCCCTGGACTGCACGGGCGTGGACGAGATCGTGGAGACCGTCGCCCGCCTCGCGCCCTCCTTCGGCGGCGTCAACCTCGAGGACATCGCAGCGCCGCGGTGCTTCGAGATCGAGCGCAGGCTCAAGGAGCGGCTGGACATCCCGGTCTTCCACGACGACCAGCACGGCACCGCCGTGGTCACCCTCGCCGCGCTGCGCAACGCCGCGAAGCTGAGCGGGCGTGAGCTGGGCGAGTTGCGGGCGGTCATCTCCGGTGCGGGCGCGGCCGGCATCGCGATCGCCAAGATCCTCCTCAGCGCGGGCATCGGCGACGTCGCGCTGTGCGACCGCAAGGGCGTCGTCGAGCCGGGCCGGACCGACCTCACCGCGGTGAAGTCGGAGATCGCCGGGATCACCAACAAGGCGGCGCTGACCGGCACCTTGGCCGACGCGCTGGCCGGGGCGGACGTCTTCATCGGCGTCTCCGGCGGCAACGTGCCGGAGGAGATCGTGGCCACCATGGCCGAGGGCTGCTTCATCTTCGCGATGGCCAACCCGACGCCGGAGGTGCTGCCGGAGGTCGCGGCGAAGTACGCCGCGGTGGTGGCGACCGGGCGGTCGGACTTCCCGAACCAGATCAACAACGTGCTGGCGTTCCCGGGGATCTTCGCGGGGGCGCTGCGGGTCCGGGCCTCGCAGATCACCGAGGGGATGAAGGTGGCGGCGGCGGAGGCGCTGGCGTCCGTGGTCGACGGCGAACTCTCCGCCGACAAGGTCATCCCGTCGCCGTTCGACCCGCGGGTCGCCCCCGCGGTTGCGGACGCGGTCGCGGCGGCAGCGCGCGCGGACGGCGTGGCGCGGGCGTGA
- the sodN gene encoding superoxide dismutase, Ni, producing MFSRLFAPRVTVHAHCDLPCGVYDPAQARIEAESVKAVQEKYQANEDPHFRARATVIKEERAELAKHHVSVLWSDYFKAPHFEKYPQLHQLVNDTLKALSAAKGSTDPATGQKALDLIAEIDKIFWETKRG from the coding sequence ATGTTCTCTCGACTGTTCGCGCCGCGGGTCACCGTCCACGCTCACTGCGACCTGCCCTGCGGTGTCTACGACCCGGCCCAGGCCCGCATCGAGGCGGAGTCTGTGAAGGCGGTCCAGGAGAAGTACCAGGCGAACGAGGACCCGCACTTCCGTGCGCGGGCCACGGTCATCAAGGAGGAGCGCGCGGAGCTGGCCAAGCACCACGTCTCCGTCCTCTGGAGCGACTACTTCAAGGCCCCGCACTTCGAGAAGTACCCCCAGCTCCACCAGCTGGTGAACGACACCCTCAAGGCCCTGAGCGCCGCCAAGGGCTCCACCGACCCGGCGACCGGCCAGAAGGCGCTGGACCTGATCGCCGAGATCGACAAGATCTTCTGGGAGACCAAGCGCGGCTGA
- a CDS encoding GNAT family N-acetyltransferase: MIRTATPGDVPEIHAMVRELAEYERALSEAQATEEQLHDALFGEHPAAFALIAEADEGPSAGATVGFALWFLNFSTWRGVHGVYLEDLFVRPEFRGGGHGKALLVELARICHERGYGRLEWSVLDWNEPSIGFYKSLGAVPMDEWTVFRLTDDALNRLATLRT, encoded by the coding sequence ATGATCCGCACCGCCACCCCGGGCGACGTCCCGGAGATCCACGCCATGGTTCGCGAACTCGCCGAGTACGAGCGCGCGCTGAGCGAGGCTCAGGCCACCGAGGAACAGCTGCACGACGCCCTCTTCGGCGAGCATCCGGCGGCCTTCGCACTGATCGCCGAGGCGGACGAGGGGCCGTCGGCGGGCGCCACGGTCGGCTTCGCCCTCTGGTTCCTCAACTTCTCCACCTGGCGCGGGGTGCACGGGGTCTACCTGGAGGACCTCTTCGTCCGCCCGGAATTCCGCGGCGGCGGCCACGGCAAGGCGCTCCTCGTCGAACTGGCCCGGATCTGCCACGAGCGGGGCTACGGTCGCCTCGAGTGGTCGGTCCTGGACTGGAACGAACCGTCCATCGGCTTCTACAAGTCGCTCGGCGCGGTCCCGATGGACGAGTGGACGGTCTTCCGGCTGACCGATGACGCCCTCAACAGGCTTGCCACGCTGCGTACCTGA
- the sodX gene encoding nickel-type superoxide dismutase maturation protease produces the protein MAAKRQAGDRGGEPGFLLEEPPEGGGRAPGLLGVVDVDGPSMAPTLAHGDRLVCWYGARVREGSVVVARHPLRQDLLLVKRAVERRIGGWWLLSDNSLVEGDSRDFGVVPEELVLGRVLCRLRPKTAWLAPPAFVERARWRRSLERIPGVARRLGLFRRVLPEN, from the coding sequence ATGGCAGCGAAGCGGCAGGCCGGCGACCGGGGCGGCGAACCCGGGTTCCTCCTGGAGGAGCCGCCGGAGGGCGGCGGGCGGGCGCCGGGGCTGCTGGGGGTGGTCGACGTCGACGGGCCGTCGATGGCTCCCACGCTCGCCCACGGTGACCGGCTGGTCTGCTGGTACGGGGCGCGGGTGCGGGAGGGCTCGGTGGTGGTCGCACGGCATCCGCTGCGGCAGGACCTGCTGCTGGTGAAGCGGGCGGTGGAGCGGCGGATCGGGGGCTGGTGGCTGCTCTCGGACAACTCGCTGGTGGAGGGCGACAGCCGGGACTTCGGCGTGGTGCCGGAGGAGCTGGTGCTGGGGCGGGTGCTGTGCCGGCTGCGGCCCAAGACGGCGTGGCTGGCGCCTCCGGCGTTCGTCGAGCGGGCGCGGTGGCGGAGGTCGCTGGAGCGGATCCCGGGCGTGGCGCGGCGGCTGGGGTTGTTCCGGCGGGTGCTGCCGGAGAACTGA
- a CDS encoding TetR/AcrR family transcriptional regulator, with amino-acid sequence MAPAIEGARARARAQLTQEIKTEARRQLAADGPQRLSLRAVARELGMASSALYRYFASRDELLTALIMDAYDALGEAAERAVAHARRERAAEGVRGCWRALARAVRAWSKAHPHEYALLYGTPVPGYAAPKETVQPAARVPVLMLGLLEEHAGELRPAGDPPAVRGEFAEQLRRLGAELAPNLSGTVLARAIGVWIQLIGMIGFELFGHLVGSADPADGFFAWTVEDTADRLGLPGRPAPA; translated from the coding sequence ATGGCACCGGCGATCGAAGGGGCGAGGGCCCGTGCCCGCGCCCAGCTCACCCAGGAGATCAAGACGGAGGCGCGCCGCCAGCTCGCCGCCGACGGCCCGCAGCGCCTCTCGCTGAGAGCCGTGGCCAGAGAGCTGGGGATGGCGTCCTCCGCGCTGTACCGCTATTTCGCCAGTCGGGACGAGCTCCTCACGGCGCTGATCATGGATGCCTACGACGCACTGGGCGAGGCGGCGGAGCGGGCGGTCGCCCACGCCCGGCGCGAGCGCGCGGCGGAGGGCGTACGGGGGTGCTGGCGGGCGCTGGCCCGGGCGGTGCGCGCCTGGTCGAAGGCCCATCCCCACGAGTACGCCCTCCTCTACGGGACGCCGGTGCCGGGCTACGCCGCGCCCAAGGAGACCGTGCAGCCGGCCGCCCGGGTGCCCGTACTGATGCTCGGGCTGCTGGAGGAGCACGCCGGGGAGCTGCGGCCGGCGGGGGATCCGCCGGCCGTCCGCGGTGAGTTCGCGGAGCAGCTGAGGCGGCTGGGAGCGGAGCTGGCGCCGAACCTGTCGGGGACGGTGCTGGCCCGGGCGATCGGGGTGTGGATCCAGCTCATCGGGATGATCGGCTTCGAGCTCTTCGGCCATCTCGTCGGCAGCGCCGACCCCGCCGACGGGTTCTTCGCCTGGACGGTGGAGGACACGGCGGACCGGCTGGGCCTCCCCGGCCGTCCCGCCCCCGCCTGA
- a CDS encoding CGNR zinc finger domain-containing protein translates to MDLTSYADLAVRLVNTEQPERGTDALTTVEAIRALFPAGSRGERLADESDLPRLRAVRTRLRAVFTSAAEGDQPRAVALLNELLAQYPVSAEITAHSGEGWHLHLAESNTPTATAICAGTASAGLAAHLTRHGAERLGVCAAAPCRNAYLDTSTNRSRRYCSDRCATRHNVAAHRARRRG, encoded by the coding sequence GTGGACCTCACCTCGTACGCCGATCTCGCCGTCCGGCTGGTCAACACCGAGCAGCCGGAGCGCGGCACGGACGCGCTCACCACGGTGGAGGCGATCCGCGCGCTCTTCCCCGCGGGCAGCCGCGGGGAGCGGCTCGCCGACGAGTCGGACCTGCCCCGGCTGCGGGCGGTCCGCACCCGTCTGCGGGCGGTCTTCACCTCGGCCGCGGAGGGCGACCAGCCACGGGCCGTCGCCCTCCTCAACGAGCTCCTCGCGCAGTACCCGGTGAGCGCGGAGATCACCGCCCACTCCGGCGAGGGCTGGCATCTCCACCTCGCGGAGAGCAACACCCCGACCGCGACGGCGATCTGCGCGGGCACGGCGTCCGCGGGCCTCGCCGCCCACCTCACCCGGCACGGCGCGGAACGCCTCGGCGTCTGCGCGGCCGCCCCCTGCCGCAACGCCTACCTGGACACCTCCACCAACCGCTCCCGCCGCTACTGCAGCGACCGCTGCGCGACCCGCCACAACGTCGCCGCCCACCGAGCCCGCCGCCGCGGGTAG
- a CDS encoding nitroreductase/quinone reductase family protein, whose protein sequence is MSDQPRLLKPTGTMQQLSDRFFRGTLTALAKAGIGTMGTHILAVRGRKSGEWRTTPVFPLEYEGARYLVAPRGHTQWVRNMRVTGGGELRLGRRTEAFTATELADDDKLKTDVLRAYLTKWTFLDKQFFPELSPTAPDEDYAAQAPGYPVFRITPAAS, encoded by the coding sequence ATGTCCGACCAGCCCCGCCTGCTCAAGCCGACCGGCACCATGCAGCAGCTGAGCGACCGCTTCTTCCGAGGCACCCTGACCGCCCTGGCCAAGGCCGGCATCGGCACCATGGGCACCCACATCCTGGCCGTCCGCGGCCGCAAGTCCGGCGAGTGGCGCACCACTCCGGTCTTCCCTCTGGAGTACGAGGGCGCCCGCTACCTGGTCGCCCCCCGCGGCCACACCCAGTGGGTCCGCAACATGCGGGTGACCGGCGGCGGCGAGCTCCGGCTCGGCCGCAGGACGGAGGCCTTCACCGCCACCGAACTGGCCGACGACGACAAGCTGAAGACGGACGTCCTGCGCGCCTACCTCACCAAGTGGACCTTCCTCGACAAGCAGTTCTTCCCCGAGCTCTCCCCCACCGCCCCGGACGAGGACTACGCCGCCCAGGCCCCCGGCTACCCGGTCTTCCGCATCACCCCCGCGGCGAGCTGA
- a CDS encoding amino acid ABC transporter ATP-binding protein — MNVMVRAESVHKRFGLLEVLRGVDLEVSEREVCCLIGPSGSGKSTFLRCINHLEKINAGRLWVGGELVGYREHGGRLHELRDREVARKRRDIGMVFQRFNLFPHMTAMENVVEAPIRVLGRGRAEARETARRLLDRVGLAAKADAYPAQLSGGQQQRVAIARALAMDPKLMLFDEPTSALDPELVGEVLDVMRGLAEEGMTMIVVTHEMGFAREVGDSLVFLDQGVIIESGRPREVLSAPRHERTRSFLSKVL; from the coding sequence ATGAACGTGATGGTCCGTGCCGAGTCCGTGCACAAGCGCTTCGGCCTGCTGGAGGTCCTGCGCGGGGTCGATCTGGAGGTGTCGGAGCGCGAGGTGTGCTGCCTCATCGGCCCGTCCGGCTCCGGGAAGTCCACGTTCCTGCGCTGCATCAACCACCTGGAGAAGATCAACGCCGGCCGGCTGTGGGTGGGCGGCGAGCTGGTCGGCTACCGCGAACACGGCGGCCGGCTGCACGAGTTGAGGGACCGCGAGGTGGCCAGGAAGCGCCGGGACATCGGGATGGTCTTCCAGCGGTTCAACCTCTTCCCGCACATGACGGCGATGGAGAACGTGGTGGAGGCGCCGATCCGGGTGCTCGGCCGCGGCAGGGCCGAGGCCAGGGAGACCGCGCGGCGGCTCCTCGACCGGGTCGGCCTGGCCGCCAAGGCCGACGCCTACCCCGCGCAGCTCTCCGGCGGCCAGCAGCAGCGGGTGGCGATCGCCCGCGCCCTCGCCATGGACCCCAAGCTGATGCTCTTCGACGAGCCCACCTCGGCGCTCGACCCGGAGCTGGTGGGGGAGGTGCTGGACGTCATGCGGGGGCTCGCCGAGGAGGGGATGACGATGATCGTCGTCACCCACGAGATGGGCTTCGCCCGGGAGGTCGGCGACTCGCTGGTCTTCCTGGACCAGGGGGTGATCATCGAATCCGGCCGCCCGCGGGAGGTGCTGTCCGCTCCGCGCCACGAGCGCACCCGGTCGTTCCTCTCCAAGGTGTTGTGA
- a CDS encoding diacylglycerol/lipid kinase family protein, whose amino-acid sequence MRALLVVNPKATTTSGRTRDVLAHALASDLKLEVATTAYRGHARDLARDAVADRVDLVVSLGGDGTVNEVVNGLLADGPRPNLPRLAVVPGGSTNVFARALGLPNDPVESTGILLDALNSGRERAIGLGLASSEGLPDRWFTFTAGFGFDAAVVGRVEQHRKNGRRSTHGLYVDQAVRHFFGEGRRRKEGPITLEFPGEDPVPGLSLAIVSNTSPWTFLGNRPVYASPEASFETDLDVFGLTRLSVLRTLRTLPQLLDGEAPGPRGKYVVAYHDLPSFTLQSQESTPFQVDGDHLGERKKVSFTGVRQALRVIV is encoded by the coding sequence ATGCGTGCACTCCTGGTCGTCAACCCGAAGGCGACCACCACGAGCGGGCGGACCAGGGACGTACTCGCGCATGCCCTCGCGAGCGACCTGAAGCTGGAGGTGGCGACCACCGCCTATCGCGGCCACGCCCGCGACCTGGCGCGGGACGCCGTCGCGGACCGGGTCGACCTGGTGGTCTCGCTCGGCGGCGACGGCACCGTCAACGAGGTGGTCAACGGACTGCTCGCGGACGGTCCGCGCCCGAACCTGCCGCGGCTGGCCGTCGTCCCCGGCGGCTCGACCAATGTCTTCGCCCGCGCGCTGGGCCTGCCCAACGACCCGGTGGAGTCGACCGGCATCCTGCTGGACGCCCTCAACTCCGGCCGGGAGCGCGCGATCGGGCTCGGCCTGGCCTCCTCCGAGGGGCTGCCGGACCGCTGGTTCACCTTCACCGCCGGCTTCGGCTTCGACGCCGCCGTGGTCGGCCGGGTCGAGCAGCACCGCAAGAACGGCCGCCGCTCCACCCACGGCCTCTACGTCGACCAGGCGGTGCGGCACTTCTTCGGCGAGGGGCGGCGCCGCAAGGAAGGGCCGATCACCCTGGAGTTCCCGGGCGAGGACCCGGTCCCGGGCCTCTCCCTGGCCATAGTGAGCAACACCTCGCCCTGGACCTTCCTCGGCAACCGCCCGGTCTACGCCTCGCCGGAGGCCTCCTTCGAGACCGACCTGGACGTCTTCGGGTTGACCCGGCTGTCAGTGCTGCGCACGCTCCGTACTCTCCCCCAACTGCTCGACGGCGAGGCGCCCGGACCGCGCGGTAAGTACGTGGTGGCCTACCACGATCTGCCGTCCTTCACCTTGCAATCGCAGGAATCCACACCGTTCCAGGTGGACGGCGACCACCTTGGAGAGCGGAAGAAGGTCAGTTTCACAGGCGTGCGACAGGCACTGCGTGTGATTGTGTGA
- a CDS encoding WhiB family transcriptional regulator, with the protein MDWRHRAVCREEDPELFFPIGNTGPALLQIEEAKAVCRRCPVMEQCLQWALETGQDAGVWGGMSEDERRAMKRRAARNRARTA; encoded by the coding sequence ATGGACTGGCGCCACCGCGCTGTCTGCCGCGAAGAAGACCCTGAGCTGTTCTTCCCGATCGGCAACACTGGTCCCGCCCTGCTGCAGATCGAAGAAGCGAAGGCCGTGTGCCGTCGCTGCCCGGTCATGGAGCAGTGTCTGCAGTGGGCCCTGGAGACCGGTCAGGACGCCGGTGTGTGGGGTGGCATGAGCGAGGACGAGCGTCGTGCGATGAAGCGCCGCGCTGCCCGCAACCGCGCCCGCACCGCCTGA